GTCGATGCGACCCAGCAAACGCTGGAGGATGTGTTCGATGACAGTGGCCTGGACATCGACCTGGAAAGCTCCGCCGGTGTGCTGACCGTCAAGTTCGAAAACGGCAGCCAGCTGATCTTCAGTCGGCAGGAGCCGTTGCGGCAGTTGTGGCTGGCGGCGGTCTCCGGCGGCTTTCATTTCGATTACGACGAGGAAAGCGAGCGCTGGATGTGCGACAAGAGCGAAGAGCAGTTGGGCGAGATGCTCGAGCGTATCGTCATGCAGCAGGCTGGCGCGGAACTCGATTTCGAAGGCCTGTGATTTCGTGACTCAGCCAACCCCGGCGCGGCCACCCAAGCCGCTCTATAGCAACGTGAGCCCCGCCGTCCCGTCGCCTTGCACCAGCGTGTGCAAGCTGGATGAGCACAAAGTCTGCCTCGGTTGTTTCCGGC
The Pseudomonas marvdashtae genome window above contains:
- a CDS encoding DUF1289 domain-containing protein, translating into MTQPTPARPPKPLYSNVSPAVPSPCTSVCKLDEHKVCLGCFRHVEDIREWRSADDERRRVICAEAAKRKSLGLYIY
- the cyaY gene encoding iron donor protein CyaY codes for the protein MSLTEARFHDLVDATQQTLEDVFDDSGLDIDLESSAGVLTVKFENGSQLIFSRQEPLRQLWLAAVSGGFHFDYDEESERWMCDKSEEQLGEMLERIVMQQAGAELDFEGL